A single genomic interval of Armigeres subalbatus isolate Guangzhou_Male chromosome 1, GZ_Asu_2, whole genome shotgun sequence harbors:
- the LOC134218714 gene encoding LOW QUALITY PROTEIN: uncharacterized protein LOC134218714 (The sequence of the model RefSeq protein was modified relative to this genomic sequence to represent the inferred CDS: substituted 1 base at 1 genomic stop codon) yields MAPIVVDELKLIADLLKGAPGLNLDLFRRAKITTIQLITFTETQLASAIKSSPDIDTPVDEKILWSWILDWRRRNQVLDQPPEADATDGLQVSTSSVGDTPSRLTPALLKELMQQTVYGEQLLKAAETHCLSDSGRKFVVDTVARYHLTRNCKTSSKVVDDLSTVICGLFKKENKETYYIPKAKNRGNPAGKLYSSINYIKQSERKRDQKEKHHISTDNDLDNEQLLPEVATALAWLEINRFPWATVLSQWELSFPARKADLRQFSKAGQLINTYPHLSNECGYQLLDIEYRKLGLXNPTEPSKKWNSLFEPIAKYVSKYAKDPSAKDLSYALRNNELSIDCRLLNLLLALNTVLVPVKASKGFKPTVATGQAETFLLVDNKDQALSELEKTIQIYEEQRFAIAPKLIVVGENLTAATGECLYNCTIYNLETIVRGVDVLLKLQIVLGLPVAKFSKLVWVFIEQFVYEVPSNYGGYLCINKLIHFLNSQSENQR; encoded by the exons atggcGCCTATCGTGGTAGACGAGCTAAAGTTGATAGCAGATTTGTTAAAAGGAGCTCCCGGATTAAATTTGGACCTTTTCCGAC GAGCGAAAATCACAACGATTCAACTGATAACATTTACTGAGACCCAACTAGCAAGCGCGATAAAATCGAGCCCGGATATCGATACACCGGTTGACGAAAAGATATTATGGTCCTGGATTCTCGACTGGCGAAGAAGAAAC caaGTTCTCGATCAACCCCCGGAGGCTGACGCCACCGATGGTCTGCAAGTTTCAACATCTTCAGTTGGCGATACACCTTCCCGTTTGACACCGGCTCTGCTGAAGGAGCTTATGCAGCAAACTGTATACGGCGAACAACTGCTGAAAGCCGCTGAAACTCACTGCTTGTCGGATTCTGGAAGAAAGTTTGTTGTCGACACGGTGGCAAGGTACCACTTAACCCGAAACTGTAAAACATCATCCAAAGTGGTAGATGATCTAAGTACAGTAATATGCGGACTATTCAAAAAGGAAAACAAG GAAACATATTACATTCCGAAAGCCAAGAACCGTGGTAACCCTGCTGGCAAATTATACAGTAGTATAAATTATATTAAACAATCGGAACGTAAACGTGATCAAAAAGAGAAGCATCACATTTCAACGGACAACGATTTGGATAACGAACAACTGTTACCCGAGGTAGCAACAGCATTGGCCTGGTTGGAAATTAATAGGTTTCCTTGGGCGACTGTCCTGTCACAATGGGAACTAAGTTTTCCTGCCAGAAAAGCTGATCTACGTCAGTTTTCTAAGGCCGGTCAATTAATCAATACTTACCCACACCTCTCAAATGAGTGTGGATATCAACTG CTGGATATCGAGTACCGTAAACTTGGTCTGTGAAATCCGACGGAACCATCAAAGAAATGGAATTCATTGTTTGAGCCCATTGCAAAATATGTCAGCAAGTATGCTAAGGATCCATCAGCTAAAGACTTGTCATATGCTTTGAGAAATAACGAGCTATCGATCG ATTGTCGACTACTGAATTTACTTCTGGCTTTAAATACGGTGCTCGTTCCAGTTAAGGCCTCGAAAGGTTTTAAGCCGACGGTAGCCACGGGCCAAGCAGAAACATTTCTGTTAGTCGACAACAAGGATCAAGCACTTAGTGAGTTGGAGAAAACTATACAAATATACGAAGAACAGAGGTTTGCAATTGCTCCGAAGCTCATCGTCGTTGGAGAGAACTTGACTGCTGCTACAGGTGAATGCCTGTATAATTGTACAATCTACAATCTTGAAACTATTGTGCGTGGAGTTGACGTATTGTTGAAACTACAAATAGTCCTTGGATTACCGgttgccaaattttcaaaattggtgTGGGTATTCATCGAGCAATTCGTATACGAAGTACCTTCGAATTATGGCGGCTATTTATGTATCAATAAGTTAATCCATTTTTTGAATAGCCAGTCTGAAAATCAGCGATAA